In Paracoccus fistulariae, a single window of DNA contains:
- a CDS encoding HK97 family phage prohead protease — MVPGLEVKFAGGAPVLTEGHVIEGYASLFGLTDQGGDAVRPGAFAASLARLQAKGDKVRMLWQHDPAKPIGVWDEIREDQKGLWVKGRLLPDVAQAREAAALIQAGAIDGLSIGYRTLRAEKDQCGRRILTEVELWEVSLVTFPMLPEAKVGRKEAEDLRQVAALLRAATEALRTE; from the coding sequence ATGGTTCCGGGTTTGGAAGTGAAATTTGCAGGCGGGGCGCCGGTGCTGACGGAAGGCCATGTGATCGAGGGCTATGCCAGCCTGTTCGGCCTGACCGATCAGGGCGGGGATGCGGTGCGACCGGGGGCCTTTGCGGCCAGTCTGGCGCGGCTGCAGGCCAAGGGCGACAAGGTGCGGATGCTGTGGCAGCACGATCCGGCCAAGCCCATCGGCGTCTGGGACGAGATCCGCGAGGATCAGAAGGGTCTGTGGGTCAAGGGGCGTCTGCTGCCCGATGTGGCGCAGGCGCGCGAGGCGGCGGCGCTGATCCAGGCGGGGGCGATTGACGGGCTGTCCATCGGTTATCGCACCTTGCGCGCTGAAAAGGATCAGTGCGGGCGGCGCATCCTGACCGAGGTCGAGCTGTGGGAAGTGTCGCTGGTGACCTTTCCGATGCTGCCCGAGGCCAAGGTGGGCCGCAAGGAGGCCGAGGATCTGCGGCAGGTGGCGGCGCTGCTGCGCGCGGCGACCGAGGCGCTGCGTACTGAGTAG
- a CDS encoding phage tail tape measure protein, whose translation MANKDGFGASLDQLDEGFGQTSRMTAEFEAELARLRQSMTYTAREVGTLNRGIESGLRRAFDDLIFDGAKLSDALKGIGRSIADTVYSIAMKPVESALAGTIGNSLTGMVSGALPFANGGAFVQGRVMPFAKGGVVSQPTHFPMRGATGLMGEAGPEAIMPLRRGADGRLGVAAASGNSRPVNVTVNVSTPDVAGFQRSQSQIAAQLGRVLARGNRNS comes from the coding sequence ATGGCCAACAAGGACGGGTTCGGCGCTTCGCTGGACCAGCTGGATGAGGGATTCGGCCAGACCAGCCGGATGACGGCAGAGTTCGAGGCGGAACTGGCGCGGCTGCGGCAGTCCATGACCTATACCGCACGTGAGGTCGGAACGCTGAACCGGGGCATCGAATCCGGTCTGCGCCGGGCATTTGACGATCTGATTTTCGACGGGGCGAAACTGTCGGATGCGCTGAAGGGGATCGGGAGGTCGATCGCGGATACGGTCTATTCCATTGCGATGAAGCCGGTGGAAAGCGCGCTGGCCGGGACCATCGGCAACAGCCTGACCGGCATGGTGTCCGGCGCCTTGCCCTTTGCCAATGGCGGCGCCTTTGTGCAGGGCCGCGTGATGCCCTTTGCCAAGGGCGGTGTTGTCAGCCAGCCCACGCATTTCCCGATGCGCGGTGCCACGGGTCTGATGGGCGAGGCCGGACCAGAGGCGATCATGCCTTTGCGGCGTGGCGCGGATGGCCGTCTGGGCGTCGCGGCCGCGTCGGGGAACAGCCGTCCGGTCAATGTCACGGTCAATGTCTCGACCCCCGATGTGGCGGGCTTTCAGCGCAGCCAGTCGCAGATCGCCGCACAGCTTGGCCGGGTGCTGGCGCGCGGCAACAGAAACAGCTGA
- a CDS encoding phage portal protein, whose protein sequence is MAFRLFSREEKAAPAPEKKASATGRVVAFASGGRAVWSARDTGSLIRGGFVGNPVGFRSVRLIAEAAAAVPLICEDRAQRYETHPVLDLLRRPNPGQGRAELLESLFGQMLLSGNGYLEAAGLGGSGLPEELHVLRSDRMSIVPGADGWPVAFDYAVGGRKHRFDMTGSPDPICHIKSFHPQDDHYGLSPMQAAAVAVDVHNSASTWSKALLDNAARPSGAIVYKGVDGHGTLSPEQYDRLVGEIEMNHQGARNAGRPMLLEGGLDWKQMGFSPSDMEFHETKMAAAREIALAFGVPPMLLGLPGDATYANYAEAHRAFYRLTVLPLATRVAASVAWWLSEHLGEEVDLRPDPDRIPALAEERDQQWKRIGEASFLSDAEKRALLGLPPLAGG, encoded by the coding sequence ATGGCGTTTCGATTGTTTTCGCGGGAGGAAAAGGCCGCTCCTGCGCCAGAAAAGAAGGCCAGCGCCACGGGGCGCGTGGTGGCCTTTGCCAGCGGCGGGCGGGCGGTCTGGTCCGCGCGCGATACCGGGTCGCTGATCCGGGGGGGCTTTGTCGGCAATCCGGTCGGGTTCCGGTCGGTGCGGCTGATTGCCGAAGCCGCCGCGGCGGTGCCGCTGATCTGCGAGGATCGGGCGCAGCGCTATGAGACGCATCCGGTGCTGGATCTGCTGCGGCGACCCAATCCGGGGCAGGGTCGGGCCGAGCTGTTAGAATCGCTGTTCGGGCAGATGCTGCTGTCCGGGAATGGCTATCTGGAGGCGGCCGGGCTGGGCGGATCGGGACTGCCGGAGGAGCTGCATGTGCTGCGATCGGACCGGATGAGCATCGTGCCCGGCGCCGATGGCTGGCCGGTGGCCTTCGATTATGCCGTGGGCGGGCGCAAGCATCGCTTTGACATGACCGGCAGTCCCGATCCGATCTGCCATATCAAGAGCTTTCATCCGCAGGATGATCATTATGGCCTGTCGCCCATGCAGGCCGCGGCGGTCGCGGTTGATGTTCATAACAGCGCCTCGACCTGGTCCAAGGCGCTGCTGGACAATGCGGCGCGGCCCAGTGGCGCCATCGTCTACAAGGGCGTGGATGGGCATGGCACGCTGAGCCCGGAACAATATGACCGGCTGGTCGGCGAGATCGAGATGAACCATCAGGGCGCACGCAATGCCGGGCGGCCGATGCTGCTGGAAGGCGGTCTGGACTGGAAGCAGATGGGGTTCAGCCCCTCGGACATGGAGTTCCACGAGACCAAGATGGCCGCCGCGCGCGAGATTGCGCTGGCCTTTGGTGTGCCGCCGATGCTGCTGGGGCTGCCCGGGGATGCGACCTATGCCAATTATGCCGAGGCGCATCGGGCGTTTTACCGGCTGACGGTGCTGCCGCTGGCGACGCGGGTGGCGGCCTCGGTCGCGTGGTGGCTGTCCGAGCATCTGGGCGAAGAGGTCGATCTGCGGCCCGATCCCGATCGCATCCCGGCCCTGGCCGAAGAACGTGACCAGCAGTGGAAGCGGATCGGCGAGGCATCCTTCCTGAGTGATGCGGAAAAGCGCGCCCTGTTGGGCCTGCCGCCGCTGGCCGGGGGCTAG
- a CDS encoding phage major tail protein, TP901-1 family, whose amino-acid sequence MAVQNGRDLLIKMDMTGDGAFETIAGLRATRLSFNAETVDVTSLESEGGWRELLGGAGVRSASISGSGVFRDADTDSRARQIFFDAEVPRFQVIIPDFGTVEGPFLVSALEYSGSYNGEATYEMTMASAGALTFVAL is encoded by the coding sequence ATGGCTGTGCAGAATGGACGTGATCTGCTGATCAAGATGGATATGACTGGGGATGGCGCCTTTGAAACCATCGCCGGGCTGCGTGCGACGCGGCTGTCGTTCAATGCCGAGACGGTGGATGTCACTAGCCTTGAAAGCGAAGGCGGCTGGCGCGAATTGCTGGGTGGGGCGGGGGTGCGCAGCGCCTCGATCTCTGGTTCGGGGGTGTTTCGCGATGCCGATACCGACAGTCGCGCCCGACAGATCTTTTTCGACGCCGAGGTGCCGCGCTTTCAGGTGATCATCCCAGATTTCGGCACTGTCGAAGGTCCGTTTCTGGTCTCGGCGCTGGAATATTCCGGCAGCTATAATGGCGAGGCGACCTATGAAATGACCATGGCCTCGGCCGGGGCGCTGACCTTCGTGGCGCTGTGA
- a CDS encoding rcc01693 family protein, translating to MSQSGGLDWPGLMRAGMRGLGLAPDQFWALTPAELALMLGVEQGTGAMTRSRLADLAARFPDGGAGAEDEII from the coding sequence ATGAGCCAGTCGGGCGGTCTGGACTGGCCCGGTCTGATGCGGGCCGGGATGCGCGGGTTGGGCCTGGCGCCGGACCAGTTCTGGGCGCTGACTCCGGCGGAACTGGCGCTGATGCTGGGGGTCGAACAGGGCACGGGGGCAATGACGCGCAGCCGCCTTGCCGATCTGGCCGCCCGCTTTCCCGATGGGGGCGCGGGCGCCGAAGACGAAATCATCTGA
- a CDS encoding head-tail adaptor protein, translated as MAAPRLNIELGLEAAEREGDGLGGYRLVWRQLGKLWAEMRAGSGRERFGQVGAESVVPWKVTVRGAPLGDPRRPAAGQRFRRGDRLFRIEAVAEGGPDGRWLVCHAREEELA; from the coding sequence ATGGCGGCGCCGCGATTGAATATCGAACTTGGGCTGGAGGCGGCTGAACGAGAGGGCGACGGCCTGGGCGGTTATCGCCTGGTCTGGCGTCAGCTGGGGAAGCTCTGGGCCGAGATGAGGGCGGGTTCGGGTCGCGAGCGTTTCGGTCAGGTCGGGGCCGAAAGTGTCGTGCCCTGGAAGGTGACCGTGCGCGGCGCGCCGTTGGGCGATCCGCGACGGCCCGCCGCCGGGCAACGCTTTCGCCGCGGCGATCGGCTTTTCCGGATCGAGGCAGTGGCAGAAGGGGGTCCGGACGGGCGCTGGCTGGTCTGTCACGCAAGAGAAGAGGAACTGGCATGA
- a CDS encoding phage major capsid protein produces MTEVKAAGGSDMAADLNGAMKGFVNELKGFREDIQKKMQSQEERMNMIDRKTAIRGRTPLSTVAEVELPHQKAFNAYLRSGDDDGLRGLVIEEKGLTVASDGGFLAAPQVAETVQNVLRNGASLRQLANVVTVESSSYEVLVDKGDMGAGWADEAASTETAPGGIERISIPVHELSAMPKASQRLLDDAAFDVEAWLAERIADKFARSEAAAFITGDGGSKPRGILSYPVALNAEAGEGQIGSVNTGELGDFSPTAPADALIDLIYALAAEYRANAQFLMNSKTAAAIRKMKDADGRFLWTDALAAGQAPQLLGYPVLISEDMPDMDVESLSVAFGDFRAAYTIVERPDLRVLRDPFSAKPHVLFYATKRVGGGVTDFRAVKLLKFA; encoded by the coding sequence ATGACCGAGGTGAAGGCCGCGGGCGGCAGCGACATGGCTGCCGATCTGAACGGAGCCATGAAAGGGTTCGTAAATGAACTCAAAGGTTTCCGCGAAGACATTCAGAAAAAGATGCAATCACAGGAAGAGCGCATGAACATGATCGATCGTAAAACCGCCATTCGTGGCCGCACCCCTCTGTCGACCGTTGCAGAGGTTGAACTGCCCCATCAGAAGGCGTTCAACGCCTATCTGCGCAGCGGTGACGATGACGGGCTGCGTGGTCTGGTGATCGAGGAGAAGGGCCTGACCGTGGCCAGCGATGGCGGTTTCCTGGCGGCGCCTCAGGTCGCCGAGACGGTGCAGAATGTGCTGCGCAACGGTGCCTCGCTGCGTCAGCTGGCCAATGTGGTGACGGTGGAATCCTCGTCCTACGAGGTGCTGGTCGACAAGGGCGACATGGGCGCGGGCTGGGCAGATGAGGCGGCCTCGACCGAAACCGCGCCGGGCGGGATCGAGCGGATCTCGATCCCGGTGCACGAATTGTCGGCCATGCCCAAGGCCAGCCAGCGACTGCTGGATGATGCGGCCTTCGACGTCGAAGCCTGGCTGGCCGAGCGGATCGCGGACAAGTTCGCCCGTTCGGAAGCGGCGGCCTTTATCACCGGCGATGGCGGCTCGAAGCCGCGCGGGATCCTGTCCTATCCGGTCGCGCTGAATGCCGAGGCGGGCGAGGGGCAGATCGGCAGCGTCAACACCGGCGAGCTGGGCGATTTCAGCCCGACGGCCCCGGCTGATGCGCTGATCGATCTGATCTATGCGCTGGCGGCGGAATACCGGGCGAATGCGCAATTCCTGATGAATTCGAAAACCGCCGCCGCGATCCGCAAGATGAAGGATGCCGATGGCCGCTTCCTGTGGACCGATGCTCTGGCTGCCGGTCAGGCACCGCAGCTGCTGGGCTATCCGGTGCTGATCAGCGAGGACATGCCCGATATGGATGTGGAATCGCTGTCGGTCGCATTTGGTGATTTCCGCGCCGCCTATACCATCGTCGAGCGTCCCGATCTGCGCGTGCTGCGCGATCCCTTCAGCGCCAAGCCGCATGTGCTGTTCTATGCGACCAAGCGTGTCGGTGGCGGTGTGACCGACTTCCGTGCCGTCAAGCTGCTGAAATTCGCCTGA
- a CDS encoding DUF2163 domain-containing protein, with product MTTTTWARAWMIRRKDGLVLGFTDHDAALNFEGIRFRPDHGMSARALVQGSGLSVDNSEAAGALSDDAISERDILAGRWDAAELKMWEVDWSDTGKRRLTFAGSLGEVSRANGEFRAELRGLAEPLNSARGRVFHPRCSARLGDGCCKLDLVAGGFQTEIVVEGLEDGRIFRFSQFPDAAPRWFEGGVLRVLSGEAADLQGKIKNDVTLKGGGREIELWQSLGLSPQPSDRLRLVAGCDKRAATCRQKFNNMLNFRGFPHLPSEDWLLAPQVGSRNG from the coding sequence ATGACGACGACGACCTGGGCACGTGCCTGGATGATCCGGCGCAAGGATGGGCTGGTTCTGGGCTTTACCGATCACGATGCGGCGCTGAATTTCGAAGGCATTCGCTTTCGCCCGGATCACGGCATGTCGGCGCGCGCGCTGGTGCAGGGATCCGGCCTGTCGGTCGACAATTCCGAGGCCGCCGGCGCCCTGTCGGATGACGCGATCAGCGAACGTGACATTCTGGCCGGTCGCTGGGACGCCGCAGAGCTGAAGATGTGGGAGGTTGACTGGTCCGATACCGGCAAGCGCCGCCTGACCTTCGCCGGGTCGCTGGGCGAGGTGTCGCGTGCGAATGGCGAATTCCGCGCCGAATTGCGTGGTCTGGCCGAGCCGCTGAACAGCGCGCGTGGCCGGGTCTTTCATCCGCGCTGTTCGGCGCGGCTTGGCGATGGCTGCTGCAAGCTGGATCTTGTGGCTGGCGGTTTCCAGACCGAGATTGTCGTCGAGGGTCTGGAGGATGGCCGTATCTTCCGCTTCTCGCAATTTCCCGATGCCGCGCCACGCTGGTTCGAGGGCGGGGTCCTGCGGGTGCTGAGCGGCGAGGCAGCGGATCTGCAGGGCAAGATCAAGAATGACGTTACGCTGAAAGGCGGCGGGCGCGAGATCGAGCTGTGGCAGTCGCTGGGCCTGTCGCCGCAGCCCTCGGATCGTTTGCGGCTGGTTGCGGGATGCGACAAACGCGCGGCCACCTGCCGGCAGAAATTCAACAATATGCTGAATTTCAGGGGCTTTCCGCATCTGCCCAGCGAAGACTGGCTGCTGGCGCCGCAGGTGGGGTCACGCAATGGATAA
- a CDS encoding gene transfer agent family protein: protein MVNPMRGEVEIVLDGAAHVARLTLGALAELEQDLGAESLLALAERFESGRFSSRDVLAVLVAGLRGGGWRGRVEDLLSVEIEGGPVVAGRLAAELLARAFRIEA from the coding sequence ATGGTCAATCCGATGCGGGGCGAGGTCGAGATCGTGCTGGACGGCGCGGCACATGTGGCGCGTCTGACACTGGGCGCGCTGGCCGAGCTGGAGCAGGATCTGGGCGCGGAAAGCCTGCTGGCGCTGGCCGAGCGGTTCGAGTCAGGCCGCTTCAGCAGTCGCGACGTGCTGGCGGTTCTGGTCGCCGGGCTTCGCGGCGGCGGCTGGCGCGGGCGTGTCGAGGATCTGCTGAGCGTCGAGATCGAGGGCGGACCGGTGGTTGCCGGGCGGCTGGCGGCCGAATTGCTGGCCCGCGCCTTCCGGATCGAGGCATGA
- a CDS encoding peptidase, whose amino-acid sequence MDKDVVELARGWIGTPYQHQASLRGVAADCLGLIRGLWRDLYGAEPEIAPAYSPDWGEVGRTEVLMQAAVRHLLPLPADADLEPGQVLLFRMRQGAIAKHLGVISQVGDLPRFIHAYNGHGVIDSPLTMPWRNRIAARFRFP is encoded by the coding sequence ATGGATAAGGATGTGGTCGAATTGGCGCGCGGCTGGATCGGCACGCCCTATCAGCATCAGGCCAGTCTTCGCGGCGTGGCCGCCGACTGTCTGGGGCTGATCCGTGGGCTGTGGCGCGACCTTTATGGTGCAGAGCCTGAAATCGCGCCCGCCTATAGCCCGGATTGGGGAGAGGTCGGTCGGACCGAGGTTCTGATGCAGGCCGCCGTGCGGCATCTGCTGCCCTTGCCCGCGGATGCCGATCTGGAGCCGGGGCAGGTGCTGCTGTTTCGGATGCGGCAGGGGGCGATTGCCAAGCATCTGGGCGTGATATCGCAGGTTGGTGATCTGCCGCGTTTCATCCACGCCTATAACGGTCATGGCGTGATCGACAGCCCGCTGACAATGCCCTGGCGCAACCGGATCGCTGCCCGGTTCCGCTTTCCCTGA
- a CDS encoding head-tail connector protein has translation MMLIEETAPAAEALPVAALRAHLRLGSGFQIADDNAETLALTGFLRAAIAAIEARTGKVLLTRRFRMQLDDWRDRLGQTLPLAPVQSVDGISIDDGGGTVTTLSPDSWRLLPDGQRPMILPTGIILPHVPRRGLVNITFTAGFGESWDQVPADLAQAVLLLATRYYEDRSLEGSRAAMPFGVSALIERWRQVRTLAGRGNREAR, from the coding sequence ATGATGCTGATAGAGGAAACGGCGCCTGCGGCAGAGGCGCTGCCGGTTGCCGCGTTGCGCGCGCATTTGCGGCTGGGATCTGGGTTCCAGATTGCCGATGACAATGCCGAGACGCTGGCGCTGACCGGGTTTCTGCGCGCGGCCATTGCGGCAATCGAGGCGCGCACGGGCAAGGTGCTGCTGACACGCCGGTTCCGGATGCAACTGGATGACTGGCGTGACCGGCTGGGTCAGACTTTGCCGCTGGCGCCGGTGCAGTCGGTCGATGGGATCTCGATCGACGATGGCGGCGGCACGGTCACGACGCTGTCGCCGGACAGCTGGCGGCTGCTGCCCGATGGGCAGCGCCCGATGATCCTGCCGACCGGGATCATCCTGCCGCATGTGCCGCGCCGGGGATTGGTGAATATCACCTTCACGGCAGGCTTCGGGGAAAGCTGGGATCAGGTGCCCGCAGATCTGGCGCAGGCGGTGCTGCTGCTGGCGACGCGATATTACGAGGATCGCAGTCTTGAGGGCAGCCGCGCTGCCATGCCCTTCGGGGTCAGCGCGCTGATCGAGCGCTGGCGGCAGGTTCGCACCCTGGCCGGGCGCGGCAATCGGGAGGCGCGGTGA
- a CDS encoding GTA head formation protein, RCAP_rcc01685 family, with protein MEGSRFVKESPVWHDQRFEAQERIMALQFGTMEKRLERIEALIEGLERRLWMTVYGVVAVILTQAVQGILEFAPKGG; from the coding sequence ATGGAGGGGTCACGCTTCGTCAAGGAAAGCCCGGTCTGGCACGATCAGCGGTTCGAGGCGCAGGAACGGATCATGGCGCTGCAATTCGGCACCATGGAAAAGCGGCTGGAGCGGATCGAGGCGCTGATCGAGGGCCTGGAGCGGCGCCTGTGGATGACGGTTTACGGCGTGGTGGCCGTGATCCTGACGCAGGCGGTGCAGGGAATTTTGGAATTCGCGCCGAAAGGGGGGTGA
- a CDS encoding DUF3168 domain-containing protein, translating into MSYAAGLALQAAVYQELRADAALTDLVGDAIFDAMPAEAPSGVYVSLGPEEVRDAGDVTAGGSQHDFIVSVLSGTDESAGFAAVKEAAVAVSEALERQTLPLAKGQLSGIWFLRAKARRVENGAARRIDLTFRARIDLG; encoded by the coding sequence ATGAGCTATGCGGCAGGTCTGGCGCTGCAGGCGGCGGTCTATCAGGAACTGCGCGCCGATGCGGCTTTGACCGATCTGGTCGGCGACGCGATCTTTGACGCGATGCCCGCAGAGGCGCCAAGCGGCGTCTATGTCTCTTTGGGGCCCGAGGAAGTGCGCGACGCGGGGGATGTGACGGCGGGGGGATCGCAGCATGATTTCATCGTCTCTGTCCTGTCGGGCACGGATGAAAGCGCGGGCTTTGCGGCTGTCAAGGAAGCGGCCGTCGCAGTGTCCGAGGCGCTTGAGCGGCAAACGCTGCCGCTGGCGAAGGGGCAGTTGAGTGGAATCTGGTTCCTGCGCGCCAAGGCGCGCCGGGTGGAAAACGGGGCGGCGCGTCGGATCGATCTGACCTTCCGCGCCCGCATTGATCTGGGCTGA
- a CDS encoding DUF2460 domain-containing protein — protein MAFHEVRFPTNLSFGAIGGPERRTEIVTLASGFEERNTPWAHARRHYDAGMGLRSLDDLAALIAFFEARAGQLHGFRWKDWADYKSGLPSAPVAFDDQEIAKGDGQTVAFQIVKNYVSGAFSYARPIVKIVKDTVRAGAGGVEMFPGAHFQVDHLTGTITFKDPPPVGAEITAGFEFDVPVRFDMDRIAVSVASFQSGEVPQIPVVEVRL, from the coding sequence ATGGCATTTCATGAGGTTCGTTTCCCCACCAACCTGTCATTCGGCGCCATTGGCGGTCCGGAACGGCGCACCGAAATCGTGACGCTGGCCAGCGGGTTCGAGGAGCGCAACACCCCCTGGGCCCATGCGCGGCGTCACTATGATGCCGGTATGGGGTTGCGCTCATTGGACGATCTGGCGGCGCTGATTGCCTTTTTCGAGGCCCGCGCCGGTCAGTTGCACGGCTTTCGCTGGAAGGATTGGGCGGATTACAAAAGCGGCCTGCCCTCGGCCCCCGTGGCCTTTGACGATCAGGAGATCGCAAAGGGGGATGGCCAGACCGTCGCCTTTCAGATCGTCAAGAATTACGTCTCGGGCGCGTTCAGCTATGCCCGACCCATCGTCAAGATCGTCAAGGATACCGTCCGCGCGGGCGCAGGCGGGGTCGAGATGTTCCCGGGCGCGCATTTCCAGGTGGATCACCTGACCGGGACGATCACCTTCAAGGATCCGCCGCCCGTGGGCGCCGAGATCACGGCAGGGTTCGAATTCGACGTGCCGGTGCGGTTCGACATGGATCGGATCGCGGTCTCGGTCGCCTCTTTCCAGTCGGGCGAGGTGCCGCAGATCCCGGTGGTGGAGGTGCGGCTATGA